The Malus domestica chromosome 06, GDT2T_hap1 genome has a segment encoding these proteins:
- the LOC103437083 gene encoding probable pectinesterase 68 isoform X2 has translation MASHSLVLSFICFYLVCNILTLLMLFHAVPIVTAARSSHVLVRSSLMTSSPTPATDGSSSKPHHKWVEPSGHRLIMVDVNGSGDFQSVQSAVNAVPVNNTVNIVILIKPGCYIEKVVVPATKPYITFQGAGKDATVIEWHDRASDPGPNGQQLRTYRTASVTVFANYFSARNISFKNTAPAPMPGMQGWQAVAFRISGDKAYFSGCGFYGAQDTLCDDVGRHYFKECYIEGSIDFIFGNGRSMYKDCELHSIATKFGSIAAHYRNSPDDKSGFAFLNCRVTGTGPLYVGRAMGKYSRIVYSYTYFDDVVAHGAWDDWNNTITNTATNGSVYLGVYKCWGPGAEALRGVSCAPELEYDLAHPFLAKSFVNGRHWIAPDDA, from the exons atggCTTCGCATTCTCTTGTGTTATCATTCATTTGTTTCTACTTGGTGTGCAACATACTTACTttgttaatgttgtttcatgcaGTGCCAATTGTGACGGCAGCGAGAAGCTCTCACGTACTAGTCCGCAGCAGTCTGATGACCTCGTCACCAACCCCTGCGACCGATGGCAGCAGTTCCAAGCCCCACCACAAGTGGGTTGAACCCAGCGGCCACCGCCTGATCATGGTCGACGTGAACGGCTCCGGGGACTTCCAGTCTGTCCAGTCCGCCGTCAATGCAGTCCCGGTGAACAACACGGTCAATATTGTCATCCTAATCAAGCCCGGATGTTACAT AGAGAAAGTGGTAGTGCCGGCGACGAAGCCGTACATCACGTTTCAAGGAGCCGGGAAAGATGCGACGGTGATCGAATGGCATGACCGTGCCAGTGACCCTGGACCCAACGGCCAGCAGCTCAGAACTTACCGAACGGCTTCTGTTACTGTTTTTGCTAACTATTTCTCTGCCAGAAATATTAGCTTCAAG AATACTGCACCAGCACCGATGCCGGGGATGCAAGGATGGCAAGCGGTGGCATTTCGGATATCCGGCGACAAGGCGTACTTCTCAGGCTGTGGCTTCTATGGTGCCCAAGACACACTCTGTGACGACGTAGGACGCCATTACTTCAAGGAGTGTTACATTGAGGGTTCCATAGACTTCATTTTTGGGAATGGTCGGTCCATGTACAAA GACTGTGAGCTGCACTCGATAGCAACCAAGTTCGGGTCCATTGCAGCCCACTACAGGAACTCGCCGGATGATAAGTCAGGGTTCGCTTTCCTGAACTGCCGGGTTACCGGTACGGGTCCGTTGTACGTGGGTCGGGCCATGGGGAAGTACTCCCGGATCGTATACTCCTACACCTACTTTGATGACGTGGTTGCACACGGTGCCTGGGATGACTGGAACAACACAATCACAAATACTGCTACAAA TGGGAGTGTGTATCTGGGAGTGTACAAGTGCTGGGGGCCAGGAGCAGAAGCCCTGCGAGGGGTGTCATGTGCCCCGGAGCTTGAGTACGACTTGGCTCATCCATTCCTCGCCAAGAGCTTCGTCAATGGCAGGCACTGGATCGCACCCGATGATGCCTAA
- the LOC103437083 gene encoding probable pectinesterase 68 isoform X1 — translation MASHSLVLSFICFYLVCNILTLLMLFHAVPIVTAARSSHVLVRSSLMTSSPTPATDGSSSKPHHKWVEPSGHRLIMVDVNGSGDFQSVQSAVNAVPVNNTVNIVILIKPGCYIEKVVVPATKPYITFQGAGKDATVIEWHDRASDPGPNGQQLRTYRTASVTVFANYFSARNISFKNTAPAPMPGMQGWQAVAFRISGDKAYFSGCGFYGAQDTLCDDVGRHYFKECYIEGSIDFIFGNGRSMYKDCELHSIATKFGSIAAHYRNSPDDKSGFAFLNCRVTGTGPLYVGRAMGKYSRIVYSYTYFDDVVAHGAWDDWNNTITNTATNNSRSHLCKCASFGDCLR, via the exons atggCTTCGCATTCTCTTGTGTTATCATTCATTTGTTTCTACTTGGTGTGCAACATACTTACTttgttaatgttgtttcatgcaGTGCCAATTGTGACGGCAGCGAGAAGCTCTCACGTACTAGTCCGCAGCAGTCTGATGACCTCGTCACCAACCCCTGCGACCGATGGCAGCAGTTCCAAGCCCCACCACAAGTGGGTTGAACCCAGCGGCCACCGCCTGATCATGGTCGACGTGAACGGCTCCGGGGACTTCCAGTCTGTCCAGTCCGCCGTCAATGCAGTCCCGGTGAACAACACGGTCAATATTGTCATCCTAATCAAGCCCGGATGTTACAT AGAGAAAGTGGTAGTGCCGGCGACGAAGCCGTACATCACGTTTCAAGGAGCCGGGAAAGATGCGACGGTGATCGAATGGCATGACCGTGCCAGTGACCCTGGACCCAACGGCCAGCAGCTCAGAACTTACCGAACGGCTTCTGTTACTGTTTTTGCTAACTATTTCTCTGCCAGAAATATTAGCTTCAAG AATACTGCACCAGCACCGATGCCGGGGATGCAAGGATGGCAAGCGGTGGCATTTCGGATATCCGGCGACAAGGCGTACTTCTCAGGCTGTGGCTTCTATGGTGCCCAAGACACACTCTGTGACGACGTAGGACGCCATTACTTCAAGGAGTGTTACATTGAGGGTTCCATAGACTTCATTTTTGGGAATGGTCGGTCCATGTACAAA GACTGTGAGCTGCACTCGATAGCAACCAAGTTCGGGTCCATTGCAGCCCACTACAGGAACTCGCCGGATGATAAGTCAGGGTTCGCTTTCCTGAACTGCCGGGTTACCGGTACGGGTCCGTTGTACGTGGGTCGGGCCATGGGGAAGTACTCCCGGATCGTATACTCCTACACCTACTTTGATGACGTGGTTGCACACGGTGCCTGGGATGACTGGAACAACACAATCACAAATACTGCTACAAA TAACAGTCGGAGTCACTTATGTAAATGTGCGAGCTTCGGTGATTGTCTCAGATAA
- the LOC103437084 gene encoding peroxisome biogenesis protein 19-2-like has protein sequence MADHSDDLDELLDSALDDFQNLNLQKPSSLQRSKESTEDKKELPSLPAGVQGLGMGLPEIRAKKKGKQKVSGESHVSEALDKLREQTREAVKGLESVTSAKPGGDDIVDDAMVEDWVKQFESLAGSQDMESIVETMMQQLLSKDILHEPMKEIGERYPNWLKEHEASLNKEDYERYSHQYGLIKELNEVYEKDSGNFNKIFELMQKMQECGQPPNDIVQELAPDFDIASLGQLSPEMLESQKNCCIM, from the exons ATGGCTGACCACTCCGATGACTTAGACGAACTCCTCGATA GTGCTTTGGATGACTTCCAGAATCTCAACCTCCAGAAACCCTCCTCCCTTCAAAG AAGTAAAGAATCTACGGAGGACAAGAAAGAACTGCCTTCCTTGCCTGCTGGGGTTCAAGGACTTGGTATGGGATTACCTGAAATAAGAGCCAAGAAAAAGGGGAAACAGAAGGTTTCAGGAGAATCGCATGTTTCTGAGGCACTTGATAAGCTCAGAGAGCAGACAAGAGAAGCTGTTAAGGGACTTGAATCTGTGACAAGTGCAAAACCAGGTGGAGATGATATTGTGGACGATGCAATGGTGGAGGATTGGGTCAAGCAATTCGAGAGTCTTGCTGGGTCTCAG GACATGGAATCTATTGTTGAGACCATGATGCAGCAGCTTTTGTCTAAGGATATTCTTCATGAACCGATGAAGGAAATTGGAGAAAGATATCCAAACTGGTTGAAAGAGCATGAAGCAAGTTTGAATAAAGAGGATTATGAACGTTATTCTCACCAGTACGGACTCATAAAAGAACTTAACGAAGTCTATGAAAAAGATTCTGGAAACTTCAACAAGATTTTTGAGCTCATGCAGAAAATGCAAGAATGCGGCCAACCACCTAATGATATTGTGCAAGAGCTAGCTCCTGATTTTGATATAGCTAGCCTTGGACAACT GTCTCCAGAGATGCTGGAGTCTCAGAAAAATTGTTGTATAATGTGA